The Brassica napus cultivar Da-Ae chromosome C7, Da-Ae, whole genome shotgun sequence genome has a segment encoding these proteins:
- the LOC106357586 gene encoding glutathionyl-hydroquinone reductase YqjG has translation MYFVLETKQNFIIIMAENVNGPDILFVKPGLLSFTNATFRVARLSLSRRETNVLHCSEQGSSVMSVCCASAQLTFPSHTTTPRRFSVRMSNQPRKPTTTTTTTSIFTSATKLLWGPSLPPGLLISTARTAWSTVWHLMMTQLAPSDSSGSYTRPTSQFRLNPTQFPSAASSELHLYVGLPCPWAHRTLIVRALKGLDDAVSVSVASPGQDGSWEFKDNNIPIRDKDKLVPGLDKANRCRNLKEVYKSRTGGYEGRCTVPMLWDSRKKDVVCNESYDIIEFFNSGLNELAKNPSLDLTPPELKGKIETWNQIVYPKVNNGVYRCGFAQSQEAYDRAVNEVFSTLDEIEDHLGSNRYLCGERLTLADVCLFTTLIRFDPVYYILFKCTKKKLVEYPNLYGYLRDIYQIPGVAATCDIPAIMDGYYKTLFPLNASGIQPAISLSGDQDSLLIPHNRDSVGIAVEAQHAV, from the exons tataattatcATGGCCGAAAACGTAAATGGGCCTGATATCCTTTTTGTCAAACCGGGCCTACTTTCTTTTACAAACGCAACGTTTAGAGTCGCTCGTCTGTCTTTGTCTCGCCGAGAGACCAACGTTTTGCATTGTTCCGAACAAGGAAGCTCAGTCATGTCCGTTTGCTGCGCATCGGCGCAATTAACCTTTCCGTCTCACACAACTACGCCACGCCGCTTCAGCGTTAGAATGTCCAACCAGCCACGAAAacccaccacgaccacgaccacgacgAGCATCTTCACCTCCGCCACAAAGCTACTCTGGGGCCCATCTCTCCCTCCGGGTCTACTCATCTCCACCGCTCGAACAGCCTGGTCCACCGTCTGGCATCTCATGATGACCCAGCTCGCTCCATCAGACTCATCCGGGTCATACACCCGACCCACTTCCCAATTCCGCCTCAACCCGACCCAATTCCCTTCCGCCGCTTCTTCGGAGCTCCATCTCTACGTCGGTCTTCCTTGCCCCTGGGCTCACCGAACGCTAATCGTGCGAGCTCTCAAGGGCTTAGACGACGCCGTATCGGTCTCAGTCGCATCCCCGGGTCAAGACGGCTCGTGGGAGTTCAAGGATAACAATATCCCGATAAGGGATAAGGATAAACTTGTCCCGGGTTTGGATAAGGCGAACCGGTGTAGGAATCTGAAGGAAGTGTACAAATCGAGAACCGGTGGTTACGAGGGGAGATGCACAGTTCCGATGTTGTGGGATTCAAGGAAGAAAGATGTTGTCTGTAACGAAAGCTACGATATCATCGAGTTCTTCAATTCGGGTCTAAACGAACTCGCCAAAAACCCTAGCTTGGATCTCACGCCACCAGAATTGAAAGGAAAGATTGAAACTTGGAATCAGATTGTGTACCCTAAAGTTAACAACGGCGTTTACAG GTGTGGATTTGCGCAGAGTCAAGAAGCGTATGATCGAGCAGTGAACGAAGTCTTTAGTACCTTAGATGAGATTGAAGATCACTTAGGTAGTAACAGGTACTTGTGTGGAGAAAGGTTGACACTGGCTGATGTATGTCTCTTCACAACTCTCATTCGCTTTGATCCTGTTTACTACATTCTATTCAAATGCACCAAGAAAAAGCTCGTTGAGTACCCAAATCTCTACGGCTATTTGCGCGATATTTACCAA ATTCCTGGTGTTGCGGCCACTTGTGATATTCCTGCTATAATGGATGGGTACTACAAAACCCTGTTTCCTCTAAACGCAAGTGGAATCCAACCGGCCATTTCTTTATCTGGCGATCAAGATTCTCTCTTGATTCCTCATAACAGAGACTCGGTGGGTATAGCCGTTGAAGCACAGCATGCGGTTTAA